Sequence from the Nocardiopsis sp. YSL2 genome:
AGGGCTCACTCCGCCCGACACCGAGTTCCGGTACGAGCTGACCTCGCCCTCCGGCCAGAAGTGGGAGTTCGGCCCGGCCGACGCCGAGCAGCGGATCACGGGCGACGCCACCGACTTCTGCCTCCTCGTCACCCGTCGGCGCCACCCCGACGACCTGGACGTGGCCGCGGTGGGCGCCGACGCCGAACACTGGATCCGGATCGCCCAGGCCTACCGGGGTCCGGCCGGGCCCGGCCGCAGCCCCGGGCAGTTCGACGGCTGAGTCCGGACGAGGCGGCGAGCCCCTGCGCGGGGCCCGGCCGTCGAAGCGGCCCGGGACCACCACGACGGTGGGCCCGGGCCGCCGGGCTTTCCGCCCCCCGGCCTCGGCAGGGCACCCCTCGGCCCCGGTGCCGGGCGTGTGCCGGGGCGGAGTGCGGCCGAACCGCCGGGCGCTCTCGTGGCGACCTGCGCAGGGCCCGTGCCACCCGGCCACGTCGGCCAGGGCCTCCGGCAGGGCCTCGCCCCGCCCTGTGGGCACCCGGCCGGCCCCGCCGACAGGCCGAGGGCCCCGGCTCCACCGGAAACCGGTGGAGCCGGGGCCCAGCGCCGTGCTCAGCCCTTGAGCGGGCTGGTCTGGTGGACGAGCAGCTTCCAGTCGCCGTCCCGCCTCACCATGACCCACAGGGCGCGCAGCTCGTCCTGTGGTGCGACGGAGCTCTGCCCCTCGCGGACGTAGCCGCCCTCGGTCACGGCGAGCGCGACGTCGTCCGTCAGCAGTTCGACCTTCAGCGGTTCGCCCTGCGCCCGCATGCCCCGATAGGGGCCGGCGAAGCCCTCGGCCATGTAGGAGCGGATCTCCTCCCGGCCCTTGAGCTGGGTGTCACCGATCAGTTCGCTGCCGTTGTCCGCGAACAGTTCGGCGAGGGCGTCCGCGTCGTTCGCCTCCCACGCCGCGTGGGCTCGGAGCGGAACCGTGAGCGCGGCTCCCTCCGGCCCGTTCGGGTAGGCGCCGTAGCGGCCCGCCCACTCCTTCGCCTGGGCAACCAGCGATGCTGCCTGGTCCGTCATGTTGCATCTCCCGTCTGTTGTGGTGGAGGAACGGCGAAGTCACCAGCGCAGGGTGGCGCCCGCCCCGCGAGGGCTGTTCTGGTAGGCGGCCAGCTGCCACGTTCCGTCGCGCTTGACCACCACCCAGGTGGACCGCACCGCGAGCTCCTCGTTGATCTCCGTCTCGCCCGGGGCCAGAATCCCGCCATGGGTGCGCAGCACCGCCACGTCATCGGAGGCGAACCGCACGTCCACGGGGGCGCCCGTCACCCCGGTGTCCTTGAACGGGCCCGCGTACGCGGCCGCCATGAAGGCCCTGACCTCCTCACGGCCCTGCTTGAACACATCCCCCGGGAGGATGAGGATCCCGTCCTCGGTGAAGACCTCGGCCACGCCCGCCGCGTCGTTGCGGGACCACGCCTCGACGAGGCGCAGCGGCACGCCCAGGACCTCCTTCTCCTTCGCTCCGGTGAACTCCCCGTAGTAGGAGTCCAGGTCGGTCATTGCAGATGCGGTGTCCATGGACATGAACAGCCACTCCCTTCGATGGAGCCTCTCGATGGTGATGAACGGACTGGTCCGATCCGCCGCGGCGGTGAGCCGTCCCGGCTTCCGGTCGCGCCGGGCCGAACCGAGGCGGGCCGGGGCGGTGGCGGTCCTCGGTGGACCGCGGGATACGTGTGCGCGGCGGCTTCGAGGCGCGAAGGCACCTCCCTACCTGCCACTCAGTCTGCGCCGGGAAGGGCGCAGGGCACTTCTCGGATCCTGCTGTGCGCGGCCCGCGCCTGGACCGTGGCGGCGGGTGCGCAAACGCGGAGAAGCGCGCCCGTGCCCGGCAGCCGGACGATGAAGCGGCCGCCGAGACACGGTGGGGGACGACGCGGCGGCCGTCCTGGGGCCGCTCCGGCGACCGCGGTGCGGACACTCCCGGTCCCCACCACCGCCCGACGACGAGAAGGGGAGGGCTATGCCGAGCACGAGGGGCGGGACCCGAGGGCGGGTCCTGACACCGGGCACGCCGCGGGCTCCGCTGGACACCCGCGGGTGCCACCCGGCCCGCGGGCGCACCGACCACCGGACCGGCCGACGGCACCGGGGGGCACGGTTCCCGTGGCGGGACCACGGCCTCCCGGAGCACCGGCGCCGCGACCCTCGCGGCGGGGCTCCGGGGGGCCGGGCGGCGTCCACGACCGCACGTCGGGCGGGCACAGGCCCGTGTCCGGCCGTAGAGCGCTGAGGAGGCGGGCATGCGCGTGCTCATCACCGGCGCCGCCGGCTTCATCGGCTCGAACTACGTCCGGAGGCTGCTCTCCGGTGCCTACGGAGCGTCCGGCGTACGGGTCACCGCGCTCGACAAACTCACGTACGCGGGCAATCTGGAGAACCTCGCGCCCGTGCGCGAGGACCCCCGGCTCACCTTCGTCCGCGGCGACATCTGCGACGCCCGGCTGCTCGCGGAGCTGATGCCCGGCCACGACGCCGTGGTCAACTTCGCAGCCGAGACGCACGTCGACCGCTCGATCGACGGCGCGGACGCCTTTGTGC
This genomic interval carries:
- a CDS encoding SgcJ/EcaC family oxidoreductase; translated protein: MTDQAASLVAQAKEWAGRYGAYPNGPEGAALTVPLRAHAAWEANDADALAELFADNGSELIGDTQLKGREEIRSYMAEGFAGPYRGMRAQGEPLKVELLTDDVALAVTEGGYVREGQSSVAPQDELRALWVMVRRDGDWKLLVHQTSPLKG
- a CDS encoding SgcJ/EcaC family oxidoreductase, which produces MSMDTASAMTDLDSYYGEFTGAKEKEVLGVPLRLVEAWSRNDAAGVAEVFTEDGILILPGDVFKQGREEVRAFMAAAYAGPFKDTGVTGAPVDVRFASDDVAVLRTHGGILAPGETEINEELAVRSTWVVVKRDGTWQLAAYQNSPRGAGATLRW